A stretch of the Zonotrichia albicollis isolate bZonAlb1 chromosome 31, bZonAlb1.hap1, whole genome shotgun sequence genome encodes the following:
- the LOC141725905 gene encoding class II histocompatibility antigen, B-L beta chain-like, protein MMFDSDVGVFVGDNTYGETQARCCNGIPEILEDNRAAVDTFCWAGYELAAPFLTGHRVSPSVSISLVTPSSSQPSPGRLLCSVMDFYPAAIQVRWFQGQQELSEHVVATDVVPNGDWTYQLLVLLETPPRRGLSYSCQVEHVSLEQPLRRHWEMPPDAARSKMLTGIGGFVLGLVFLALGLGFSLRKKVREGAGGGVPPMAERVRSFWAPSPVSPPFLCPQSS, encoded by the exons ATGATGTTCGACAGCGATGTGGGGGTGTTCGTGGGAGACAACACCTATGGGGAGACACAGGCTCGGTGCTGCAACGGAATCCCTGAAATACTGGAGGATAATCGGGCTGCGGTGGACACGTTCTGCTGGGCCGGCTACGAGCTTGCTGCCCCGTTCCTCACGGGGCACCGAG tgtcccccagcgtGTCCATCTCGCTGGTGACCCCGTcgagctcccagcccagccccggccgcctgctctgctccgtgatggatttctaccctgctgccatccaggtgaggtggtttcagggccagcaggagctctcGGAGCACGTGGTGGCCACCGACGTGGTCCCCAACGGGGACTGGACctaccagctgctggtgctgctggaaactCCCCCCCGGCGCGGGCTCagctacagctgccaggtggagcacgtcagcctggagcagcccctgaggcGGCACTGGG AGATGCCGCCGGACGCCGCCCGCAGCAAGATGCTGACGGGCATCGGGGGCTTCGTCTTGGGCTTGGTCTTCCTGGCGCTGGGGCTCGGCTTCTCCCTGCGCAAGAAGGTCAGGGAGGGTGCCGGGGGTGGCGTCCCTCCCATGGCGGAGCGGGTGCGCTCATTCTGGGCCCCCAGCCCGGTGTCACCCCCTTTTCTgtgcccacagagctcctga